From the genome of Devriesea agamarum, one region includes:
- a CDS encoding MFS transporter, translating into MSARRRWVSLAVLVLPVLLISIDMTVLGIAVPALSDHLRPSSAELLWIIDLYSFVLAGLLVLMGSLGDRIGRRRLLVTGSIAFGIASVLAAFSTSSEMLILARGLLGLGGATLMPSTLALIRSIFTDPTQRRTAIAVWAAAFSGGAAIGPVIGGFLLEHFWWGSVFLMNTPVMILLVIGALLFIPESKDPNPGPFDPLSALMSIAGILPIVYAIKTAAKHPDLTALIALVIGVVILALFIRRQRQLPSPMIDLGLFTHRAFTVAVLVNLITVFAMAGEMFFLPQHLMLVLGKTPFEAGLWMVPLAAVTFAGALLSPRLARYLPIHTVVALGLGLTAAGFLLATQLSGGPSDLPIFVVSGVLMGLGVGLGETLTNDVILEVAPPERAGAASAISETGYEFGGAMGTAVLGSIGLAVYGAHLTTVPGASDSALTSARESLGEAHGVATSLSSQAGEHLTQVANSAFVQGLDVVMLCGAILSAGGALMAYTLMRQSAPAARDGAGDAHREAVKQG; encoded by the coding sequence ATGTCTGCCCGTCGCCGCTGGGTTTCACTCGCGGTTCTCGTGCTTCCGGTGCTTCTCATCAGCATCGACATGACCGTTTTGGGTATTGCTGTACCCGCCCTCAGCGACCATCTTCGTCCCAGTTCCGCTGAGCTGCTGTGGATCATCGACCTGTACTCGTTCGTGCTGGCCGGGTTGCTGGTTCTGATGGGAAGTCTCGGGGACCGCATCGGTCGCCGTCGCCTTCTCGTGACCGGGTCCATTGCCTTCGGCATCGCTTCGGTCCTAGCTGCTTTCTCCACCAGCTCGGAGATGCTGATCCTTGCTCGGGGCCTGCTCGGGCTCGGCGGGGCGACGTTAATGCCATCCACGCTGGCTCTGATCCGATCCATCTTCACTGACCCGACGCAGCGGCGCACAGCGATCGCAGTGTGGGCCGCTGCGTTCTCCGGCGGAGCGGCCATTGGGCCGGTGATCGGCGGATTCCTGCTGGAACATTTCTGGTGGGGGTCGGTGTTCTTGATGAACACCCCGGTGATGATCCTGCTGGTGATCGGGGCATTGCTGTTCATTCCCGAGTCGAAAGACCCGAACCCCGGCCCGTTCGACCCGCTGTCGGCGCTCATGTCGATCGCAGGCATTCTCCCGATTGTGTATGCCATCAAAACCGCGGCGAAGCACCCGGATCTCACGGCACTCATCGCACTGGTGATCGGGGTCGTGATTCTTGCGCTGTTCATTCGCAGACAGCGACAGTTGCCCTCTCCGATGATCGATTTGGGGCTCTTTACTCACCGGGCGTTTACCGTCGCGGTGCTGGTTAACCTCATTACCGTCTTCGCGATGGCGGGGGAGATGTTCTTCCTCCCTCAGCACCTCATGCTGGTTTTGGGGAAGACCCCGTTCGAGGCGGGGCTGTGGATGGTGCCGCTTGCGGCGGTGACCTTCGCCGGAGCGCTGCTTTCGCCCCGCTTGGCTCGCTACCTGCCCATTCACACGGTGGTGGCGCTCGGACTGGGCCTGACCGCGGCAGGTTTCCTGCTCGCCACTCAGCTCAGCGGCGGACCCAGCGATCTTCCTATTTTTGTTGTCTCCGGGGTGCTGATGGGACTCGGGGTTGGGCTCGGGGAAACCCTCACGAACGACGTGATTTTGGAGGTGGCTCCGCCCGAGCGCGCCGGAGCTGCGTCGGCAATTTCCGAAACTGGGTATGAGTTCGGCGGCGCTATGGGAACAGCGGTGCTGGGCAGCATCGGCTTGGCCGTGTACGGCGCTCACCTGACGACGGTGCCCGGAGCTTCGGATTCCGCGTTGACCTCTGCCCGCGAAAGCCTCGGAGAGGCTCACGGAGTAGCCACCTCATTATCGAGCCAGGCGGGTGAGCACCTGACTCAGGTCGCAAACTCTGCCTTCGTGCAAGGGCTTGACGTGGTGATGCTCTGTGGCGCGATCCTCTCCGCAGGTGGAGCGCTTATGGCATACACGTTGATGCGGCAGAGCGCCCCGGCTGCGCGGGACGGGGCAGGAGATGCCCACAGGGAGGCGGTTAAGCAGGGATGA
- a CDS encoding DUF2079 domain-containing protein, translating to MSTIQATPIQRPLAGPTGTGSHCASPRRLHQRRRKPLTAIHPVTPRTQTFIALAIAVCAIVAYGLLSSLQWRNIVAPSWDLGIFSQLAKAYAHWSAPIVPIKGPGFNLLGDHFHPILILLGPIWSAWPSGLALMWTQAVLFGISSIPITRLAIERLGTGWGTVVGVGYAFVWGLQAAQAVQFHEIVFAVLFIAFGLVAYLRGRYLTAALWIALLVLCKEDLGLTVAVFGAVLAWHRPQLRRLGVGVAAWGVAWFLLSTFVILPALNTGHRYDYTGNIGSLLDIFTPADKWVTVIMLICTAGVIGLRSPLMALMLPTLAWRFIGTVDFYWGWTWHYNAVLMPIAVAALIEVAPTVGRRIRNIAIAVLLAITVSLSGALPLASLLRPASYTPSWRIPFANQAIAAVPDGQTVASDLTLLSYLVPDHEVRWLHGPGDAWAQDAPDCAVLDQYSGAWPDGLPADPAAWLAERFGHSYQVREDGGGFVVLCQP from the coding sequence GTGAGCACTATCCAGGCCACACCTATCCAGCGCCCATTAGCTGGCCCCACCGGCACGGGGTCGCACTGTGCCTCACCTCGGCGGCTACACCAGCGTCGTCGTAAGCCTCTGACTGCCATCCACCCGGTAACACCGCGCACCCAGACCTTTATCGCGCTGGCTATCGCGGTTTGCGCCATCGTCGCCTACGGTCTGCTGTCGAGTTTGCAATGGCGCAACATTGTGGCGCCCTCCTGGGACCTAGGGATTTTCTCTCAGCTGGCGAAGGCATATGCGCACTGGTCAGCGCCGATCGTACCCATTAAGGGCCCGGGCTTTAACCTGCTTGGAGATCACTTCCATCCGATCTTGATCCTGCTCGGCCCCATATGGTCGGCGTGGCCATCGGGCTTAGCGCTGATGTGGACCCAAGCCGTTCTGTTCGGCATATCCTCAATTCCGATCACGCGTTTGGCGATTGAACGACTCGGTACGGGTTGGGGCACCGTCGTGGGTGTGGGCTACGCGTTCGTCTGGGGTCTTCAAGCGGCCCAGGCCGTACAGTTCCACGAAATTGTGTTCGCGGTGCTCTTCATAGCGTTCGGGCTCGTCGCCTACCTGCGGGGACGCTATCTCACCGCAGCACTATGGATCGCTCTGCTGGTGTTATGCAAAGAAGATCTCGGTCTCACCGTTGCCGTCTTCGGGGCAGTGCTCGCCTGGCATCGCCCCCAGTTACGGCGACTCGGCGTGGGGGTTGCCGCCTGGGGCGTCGCTTGGTTCCTCTTATCAACGTTCGTCATCCTGCCTGCGCTCAACACGGGCCACCGCTACGACTACACCGGCAACATCGGCTCACTGCTCGACATCTTCACCCCGGCTGACAAATGGGTGACTGTGATCATGCTGATCTGCACCGCCGGAGTGATTGGGCTTCGCTCACCACTCATGGCCTTGATGCTCCCGACATTGGCCTGGCGGTTTATTGGCACGGTCGACTTCTACTGGGGGTGGACGTGGCATTACAACGCCGTGTTGATGCCAATCGCTGTCGCCGCGTTAATCGAGGTGGCACCCACGGTCGGCCGACGGATTCGCAACATCGCCATCGCGGTTCTGCTTGCCATCACCGTGTCGTTGAGCGGGGCGCTCCCCTTGGCTTCGTTGCTGCGTCCGGCCTCATACACACCGTCCTGGCGGATCCCATTTGCCAATCAGGCAATAGCCGCTGTACCGGATGGTCAGACAGTGGCCTCTGATCTCACGCTCCTTTCGTATCTCGTTCCCGATCATGAAGTGCGCTGGCTGCACGGACCAGGGGACGCCTGGGCACAGGACGCACCCGACTGCGCCGTATTGGACCAGTACTCGGGTGCTTGGCCCGATGGCCTGCCAGCTGACCCAGCCGCCTGGCTCGCAGAGCGCTTCGGCCACTCTTATCAGGTCAGGGAGGACGGCGGCGGTTTCGTCGTGCTGTGCCAACCCTGA
- the msrA gene encoding peptide-methionine (S)-S-oxide reductase MsrA, whose product MVTREEALPGRSAYSYSLARRHAVLGTDMLGPCSASEYPPVIDRDRNADLPSWPADAESIVLAGGCFWGVERILWQLPAVHVTACGYAGGWTSHPTYDEVCSAQTGHAEAVLVVYTHGTSTLRNLLEQFWQQHDPTTAMRQGNDIGTQYRSAVYWTTPEQEELVRQGARTYQSALSAAGRGQLTTELLPLREAGCGQFFYAEPDHQQYLATHPDGYCNHGFNGITCRIA is encoded by the coding sequence ATGGTCACGCGGGAAGAGGCACTACCTGGACGAAGCGCCTACAGCTACTCGCTCGCTCGGCGTCATGCGGTGCTCGGCACCGACATGCTCGGGCCCTGCTCTGCATCCGAGTATCCACCGGTGATCGACCGAGACCGCAATGCGGACCTGCCATCGTGGCCCGCCGACGCCGAGTCGATCGTGTTAGCCGGTGGCTGTTTCTGGGGCGTTGAACGCATTCTGTGGCAGCTTCCCGCCGTGCATGTGACGGCCTGTGGCTATGCCGGCGGATGGACCTCGCACCCCACCTACGACGAGGTGTGCAGCGCACAAACCGGCCACGCAGAGGCGGTGCTAGTCGTCTACACCCATGGCACATCGACACTTCGGAATCTTCTGGAACAGTTTTGGCAGCAGCACGATCCGACCACAGCCATGCGTCAGGGGAACGACATCGGCACCCAGTACCGCAGCGCCGTCTACTGGACCACGCCCGAGCAGGAAGAGCTGGTGCGCCAGGGTGCGAGGACATACCAGAGCGCACTGTCGGCGGCTGGGCGCGGACAGCTCACCACCGAACTCCTCCCCCTCCGCGAGGCCGGATGCGGGCAGTTTTTCTACGCAGAACCGGACCATCAGCAATATCTCGCCACACATCCAGACGGATACTGCAACCACGGTTTCAACGGGATCACCTGCCGGATTGCCTAA
- a CDS encoding TetR/AcrR family transcriptional regulator, with the protein MNQHHECDRADADAYDQASQSEPSGGAEQVGKAREGRTRRAYRPVAERRREIVRAAIEVMRRDGAWSLTTRAVAEEAGISLGSVHYAFGSKNDLIVAVFDADNERATRRFRSALDEGGEPADILERALIGHTRDVIDDASAEAVVQELYLLGLRDPGLAPHVQAGTEHYRREAVKMLHAIADRSGGLWDVPIDVLAEQILALLFGTAAIWLTVRNDELFLASVRDGARTYATRLKKM; encoded by the coding sequence ATGAACCAACATCATGAGTGTGACCGCGCTGATGCGGATGCATATGACCAGGCAAGTCAGTCCGAACCATCGGGAGGGGCGGAACAGGTCGGGAAGGCTCGGGAGGGCCGGACGCGGAGAGCTTACAGGCCTGTTGCTGAACGGCGTCGCGAAATAGTTCGAGCTGCAATAGAAGTGATGCGACGCGACGGCGCATGGTCACTGACGACTCGGGCCGTTGCGGAAGAGGCCGGAATATCTTTGGGAAGTGTTCATTACGCCTTCGGTTCTAAAAATGATCTGATCGTGGCTGTTTTCGACGCAGATAATGAGCGAGCCACTCGGCGTTTTCGGTCTGCTCTGGATGAGGGCGGAGAACCAGCAGATATTTTGGAACGGGCTTTGATCGGGCATACCCGGGATGTTATTGATGACGCCAGCGCGGAAGCCGTTGTCCAGGAACTCTACTTGCTTGGTTTGAGAGACCCAGGTTTGGCGCCGCACGTGCAAGCGGGAACTGAGCATTATCGTCGCGAAGCCGTCAAAATGCTGCATGCCATTGCGGACCGCTCAGGGGGATTGTGGGATGTACCGATCGATGTACTGGCTGAACAGATTCTCGCTCTGCTTTTTGGTACTGCTGCGATCTGGCTGACCGTTCGGAATGACGAGCTTTTCCTTGCAAGTGTGCGCGACGGTGCCCGTACGTACGCCACGCGGCTGAAAAAGATGTGA
- a CDS encoding prolyl oligopeptidase family serine peptidase: protein MDEMTSTAGSHEVEHGAISEAGVGAILPAPDGSSDPWIALEDVDGEQALSWVQERNARAERELDADGLSSVLADETLAILNSKDKIPGVVKRGDYLYNFWTDADHIKGVWRRTTMESYRTDQPDWEVLIDVDALNEQEGEDWVWHGATVLRPRPSQPGMAAPYRHALIRLSHGGSDSDVTREFDLVDKRFVAEDNGGFVRPDAKGSMDWIDEDTVFVSTDFGPGSMSLSGYPRQVRRWTRGTPLNHADLIFEADETDMMAYAVHESSPGFERDWVVRMRAFYDTEQMLLQPGESERLVTLDIPSDVEIMPHRDLICFMPRMDWTVGEDVYPAGSLVVCNLDDYLAGERRLTLLFEPSQSASLEDVTLTRHCVVLTILEDVKHRLEVHVRDDHGGWVRSDLYPDLPGSLSVSAVDADETDELWVSASGFLEPTTLWMGDIGPVSDGGQPGDLVRMKSAPATFDASGLEVTQHFAVSEDGTRIPYFQIGHVDASPAEKNPTLLYGYGGFEISLTPAYPGAVGKTWLERGGTYVLANIRGGGEYGPTWHQAALKEKRHKAYEDFAAVARDLIERGVTVTERLACRGGSNGGLLTGNMLAQYPELFGAVVIQVPLLDMKRYSHLLAGASWMAEYGDPDTEDWNFIRTFSPYHLLREDVTYPSTFVTTSTRDDRVHPGHARKLVAALESMGQDVRFWENIEGGHGGAATNEQAARMNALIHTFLWQTIGAGL, encoded by the coding sequence CGTGGATTGCCCTGGAAGACGTCGACGGTGAGCAGGCGCTCAGCTGGGTGCAAGAACGCAACGCTCGAGCAGAACGTGAGCTGGATGCGGACGGGTTATCGTCGGTGCTCGCGGATGAGACGCTGGCGATCTTGAACTCCAAAGACAAAATTCCTGGCGTGGTTAAGCGGGGCGATTACCTCTACAACTTCTGGACCGATGCCGATCACATCAAAGGTGTGTGGCGTCGCACCACGATGGAGTCCTATCGCACCGATCAGCCCGACTGGGAGGTGCTGATTGACGTCGATGCGCTCAACGAACAAGAAGGTGAGGACTGGGTGTGGCACGGGGCGACCGTGCTGCGTCCTCGGCCCTCGCAACCGGGGATGGCCGCACCGTACCGGCATGCCCTGATTCGGCTGTCCCATGGCGGCTCAGATTCTGACGTGACGCGCGAGTTCGACCTGGTCGACAAGCGTTTTGTGGCGGAAGATAACGGCGGTTTTGTCCGGCCCGACGCCAAGGGGTCGATGGATTGGATTGACGAAGACACCGTGTTCGTCTCAACGGATTTCGGCCCGGGAAGCATGTCGCTCTCGGGGTATCCGCGCCAGGTCCGCAGGTGGACGCGGGGGACTCCGCTCAATCACGCCGACCTCATCTTCGAGGCCGATGAGACCGACATGATGGCCTACGCCGTTCACGAATCCTCACCCGGGTTTGAACGAGACTGGGTGGTCCGGATGCGTGCGTTTTACGACACCGAGCAGATGCTGTTACAGCCGGGCGAGTCCGAACGGCTCGTGACGCTAGATATTCCTTCCGACGTCGAGATCATGCCTCACCGGGATCTCATCTGCTTTATGCCGCGCATGGACTGGACTGTGGGCGAGGACGTATATCCCGCCGGGTCGCTGGTCGTGTGCAACCTCGATGATTACCTGGCGGGGGAGCGCCGCCTGACGCTGCTGTTTGAACCATCCCAATCCGCGTCTCTGGAGGATGTGACGCTTACCAGGCATTGCGTGGTGCTGACCATCTTGGAAGATGTGAAACACCGGCTCGAAGTGCATGTCCGAGATGATCATGGGGGATGGGTGCGATCTGATCTGTATCCCGATCTGCCTGGGTCGCTGTCGGTCAGTGCGGTCGATGCCGACGAGACCGATGAGCTATGGGTGAGCGCCTCTGGTTTCCTCGAACCGACCACGCTGTGGATGGGGGATATCGGTCCGGTCAGCGATGGTGGGCAACCGGGTGATCTGGTGAGGATGAAGTCCGCTCCGGCAACGTTCGATGCGAGCGGGCTCGAGGTGACGCAGCACTTTGCGGTGAGCGAGGACGGCACTCGCATTCCGTACTTCCAGATTGGCCATGTCGATGCTTCGCCGGCGGAAAAGAACCCGACACTGCTATACGGGTATGGCGGGTTTGAGATATCGCTGACCCCTGCCTATCCCGGGGCGGTGGGCAAGACATGGCTCGAACGTGGTGGCACATACGTGCTGGCTAATATTCGCGGCGGCGGTGAATATGGGCCGACCTGGCACCAAGCCGCATTGAAAGAGAAGCGGCATAAAGCGTATGAGGATTTCGCCGCGGTCGCTCGGGATCTGATTGAACGCGGGGTGACCGTAACCGAGCGGTTGGCGTGCCGCGGGGGATCGAACGGTGGTCTGCTCACCGGCAACATGTTGGCGCAGTATCCAGAGCTCTTTGGTGCCGTGGTGATTCAGGTGCCGCTGTTGGATATGAAGAGGTATTCCCATTTGCTCGCCGGGGCCTCGTGGATGGCCGAATATGGGGATCCCGATACCGAGGACTGGAACTTCATCCGCACTTTCAGTCCGTACCATCTGCTGCGCGAGGACGTGACTTATCCGTCGACCTTTGTGACCACATCGACGCGCGATGACCGGGTGCATCCGGGGCATGCGCGCAAGCTGGTCGCTGCCCTGGAATCTATGGGCCAGGACGTGCGCTTTTGGGAGAACATCGAAGGTGGACATGGCGGTGCGGCCACTAATGAGCAGGCCGCCCGCATGAACGCTCTCATCCACACCTTCTTGTGGCAGACGATCGGTGCCGGTCTCTGA